From Nicotiana tabacum cultivar K326 chromosome 22, ASM71507v2, whole genome shotgun sequence, one genomic window encodes:
- the LOC142176116 gene encoding uncharacterized protein LOC142176116 → MVANALSQTSMGSLAHLEAGQRPLASEVHQLASLGVRLVNSSEGRVIVRNREESSLVAEDKEKQYNNPIVVQLKEGIHKHKTLAFSLDMEDGTLQYQGRLCVLNVDGLRERIMAEAHTYRYSVHPGSTKMYHDLKEVYWWNNLKRGVTDFVVKCSNCPQVKAEHQRPGVLA, encoded by the coding sequence ATGGTGGCGAATGCTCTTAGTCAGacatctatgggtagtttggctcacttggaggcaggTCAAAGGCCCTTGGCCAGCGAGGTTCATCAGTtggccagtttgggagttcgtcttgtgaACTCCAGCGAAGGGAGAGTGATTGTGCGGAATAGGGAAGAATCATCACTTGTGGCGGAGGACAAGGAAAAGCAATACAACAATCCAATAGTGGTACAACTGAAggaagggattcataaacacaaaaCTTTGGCTTTTTCACTTGACATGGAAGATGGTACATTACAATACCAGGGGCGACTATGTGTTCTAAACgtagatggtcttcgggaaagaatcatggcagaAGCCCACACTTATAGGTATTCCGttcacccaggttctacgaaaatgtatcatgacctcAAGGAAGTTTACTGGTGGAATAACCTGAAGAGGGGCGTAACGGACTTTGTTGTAAAATGTTCAAACTGTccacaagtgaaggccgaacatcaaaggcccggtgtGTTAGCTTAG